The Manis javanica isolate MJ-LG chromosome 13, MJ_LKY, whole genome shotgun sequence region GATGATGGAAAAGCATGTGAGTGgctcatattatttttagatattataGACAGCATATTCATGATAAGTATTGGATTCTCAGCAGGTGCACAGTCTCAGTCAAACTACCTGTAATTTAAATCCCAACATCCTTCTACATGGATCACCACTAGCTGGGTAGCCATTTGACTTGCCTGGTAATATTTGAGCTGTGTATACAGAAACCAACATCCTTATGTGGCAGAGACTGTTCAATGTCCCCTTgtattcattctctctttcttccttttattataaGGTCCCCATTTTTAGCAAGGCACATGGCTACCCAGCTAGAGATTTACTCTCCTATTTTTACAACTCTGTGTGGCCATATAACTAATTGTTGCCAATGCAATGGGAGCAGAAGCTGTATTACCCACATGACTTCCTTAAAGGGAAACTGCTCTCACGTCTCCCTTCCTGCGGACTGGGAAGTGGATGCGACTGTGAGCCAGCTTTGACAGTGCATATGAAGACAGGCCCCGGGGGGGAAGCAGAGACCCCAGTGGGAGGAAGCTGAGTCCTTAGGTATTGGGCAGACTCTCCTACTCTGATAGAAACTATCCTGTTTTAACTGTTATATTTGGGGGGTCTCTTCTTTGCCAGCAACTTAGCCAGGATCCTAACTAATAAAGGACATTCACTTATATTCAATAAGAAGTGCACTTTCTTTCCACGCAGAAGCATTTCCTAGCATTTTTTAGAAAGGCTGGAAATGCTAGGGGAAGTTTTTGGGGAAAAGGAAGTCCTTATTCACCATGGGATTTTAAAGTTTGGTTTTCTCGTTGGGAGAAGATAGCACATTTACATTTCTCTTCCAGGGACATAATTCCATTGACATTCACAGCCATTTATTGACTGCCTACTGTGTGTACAACACTGTAGGAGTCCTTAGGAAACAGAGATGAAACAGACACAGCTACTGTGGGCCTCAAGGAGCCCACAATGTACTAGGGCAGACAGCAGAAATACCCAGACAGATATGGGATGATACCCAAACCTGATGGGGTGCCTATAGTGACAGATATGAAGGAGGGTATCTGGGCCCAGGTAACTGGGAGAGAGGACTTTCATAgggacagagaaggaaggagggtcTCGGGAAGAGTTTTCAAAGAGACAACATTTGAGATATGTGATGAAGTATGAGTGGAGGAAGGATGGGAAGCTGTGGGGTCAGGTTTCTAAAGCAGAGGGAACAAATGTTAGGGGAGCTTGGAAAACAGGGAATATGCAGACTTCTCTGGAGTATGAGGAGGCGAGAAGAGACGGTGAGGCATGACTCTGGGAGGTGGTCCGAGGCCACATGGTGAAGGAACAGTGCATGTTATACCAAGGaatcttaatttattttgtaCTAATGGGGAAATAGTAGAGGATTTTGAGGACTGAAATTAGAATTCACCTCTACACTCTAGGAGAGTGATTATCAAACTTTAGCATGCACCAGAATTTCCTGGGTCTTATTGAAGGGGTTTCCCACTCTCAGAATTTCTGATTCCCTAAGTCTTCAGTGGGGCGCTAGACTTTGCATTTCAACAAGTTCCCAGGTAATGCTAACGTTGCTCTGGAGATATCACTCTGAAAGCAGCTCCTCTAGGAAGCTGTCTCTGGCAGATGGGAGGGAGCAGAGTTGCAGGTGAAGGAGTCCAGAGGTTGGTGGGTCAGGTGAGATTTGGTCCATGGGAAAGGACTGAGTTACTGGGGAAGGGAACATATACAAATGTTTCTGTAGAGGCAAAGACCATCTGGGTAAGAGagacaagccaggaagagaggaaaTCATCAGTCTCGTGTGAATGATGCAAAGCATGGCAATCCTTTTATCTGAAACTGAGAAGGTGCCAGAGGAGAAGGTTTGAGTGTGGGAAAATGACCCATGAGTTCAGTTTAGAAAGGCTGTGTTTGAGCCTCTGACAAGGGAGAAATGCATGGACATGATTCTTGGTTTTggagtttgagaaagagagagatcagAACTAAAGACACAAACATAAGAGCCACAGACacagaagtaattgctgaaatgATAATGGGGAGCACAGAGTATGGAGCATGGAGTTACAGGAGGTAAGAACCGAAGACAAAGCCCCAGAGTAAAGCAAAGGGGATACAAAATGAGGAGGTAGGTAGAGAACCGGGAGAGTAAGATATCCTGGAAAGCATGGGCTTTGAAAAGAAAGGGATGGTTTGCTGTTTCAGTAGATGAGAGGACCGAGGTGGATGAGGACAGAAGGAAACATAGCAGTTGCCTATTAGCGAGTCGCCGATGACCTTTGGGAGGTCAGTTACAGAAGAGCTGGCAGAGGCGCACTCAGATGGCAAGGGCTAGAAGAGTCAGTGAGAGGAGAGAAGTGAGCAGAATGAGTAGAGTGACGTGTGATGACTCTCAGGCGGCAGTCGGGAGAGAGACGAAGCAGGAGCCGGCACATGAAGTAGGGCCAAAGGAGGTGTGTGTGCACCAGTGTCCAAGAGACCTGAGCAAACTAATAAGTCAGTGAGGTTAAagagtggggagaggaaggggtggTGAGAGGAGAGAAGGTGGGACAGGGACGATGAGAGGAAGATCACAGAGAAGTCGAGAAGGATAGATTTAAGGGCTGAACTGTGAGGGTGGAGAGAGGGCAAACCAATGTCTTCTCAGCACACAAAGAAGAGAGATGGTGTGTGAAGAGTGCAGAGACGGGGAGAAGCTGCAGAGGAGAGATGAggagcagagcccagggcagtTCTTTACTGAGGAGCATACGGGAATGTACAGACTTTCAGTCCTTTCCGTCACGGCTCTTGACTCAGTGGTGAGTTCCTGCGCGTGACTAAGGCAGTCATCCAGGCTGTGAGAGGCAGGGTCGAGCCTTGCAGTGCATGGCCTCAGGGTGCAGTCAGGGATGGAAGACACAGCGATTTCAGGAGACAGAATTCCATGCTCATTTCCTGATGAGTTGCCTTTGCTTGTAAGCATAGattttcaacttttaattttttcaactaCACAACTGGTAATTTCATGGGTAACATTTCTCCAATGAAGGTCTTTAGGTAATATATGCCCTCATTTGATCATTGCACTCCATTAAGCTGCTTTAAAAGTTCTCCAAATTTATCAGGTACTCCCACTTTTATCCTGCCAGAGTGAGAGCTTCACTGGGACTTAGAAGGGGAAAGGGCCCAATGTGTCTGCCAGGGAATATAGTAGCACATGGACCAAAGTAGATTTAGATTCTTATTGGCTTATGTTTCATATTCATAATCAAAGGCCTATGAAAGTGCCAGTGTATTCATTCCAGGTTCCTTTTAGAGAATAAGGAAGCTTATTTAGTCATGAACTAAAAAGGACATGCCAGCTCTATTATTTGTGTCTGGAAGGAATGGGCTATGTATCACGGCGAATAACTCTAGCTCAGGTCTGCAAGCAGTAGATGACAGCACATACACTTTTTATGCTTTATGTAGTCATGCAATTCCCATTGGAATTTGTATGCACATGGAGCCATAACCTCAGATTTAATGTCACAGAAGGGAATGTTGTCAAGTATTTAAtttataagtaaaaagaaattctTCAACTGAAGATTTATTTTGGCAATCTTTAATTGCAGGATTAACTTAAATGGCTAAAAAAGGTAGTTTCTATTTTACCTTATTATTACTTCTatgaaatttctgtttttgtatgataatatttatttgaaattatgtGCCACAAATAAGACCAGAGGTAGAAAACAGCACACCAAATAACACACCTcaaacaaaacagagcaaaacaaaaaacaggaccACACATACTTACAAATTTCCTGAACCAAGTGTGTTCAAGAATTAATGAGGTGCACCCTTTCCCCCATCCACTCACAGAGCTGGTAAAAATCATGCCTCTTGGCTTTTTACAATCTAATTATGTTCTCGACATCTAATGAGCTTTTTAAAAGCCAGCTTAAAGTCCTCATTAAAGCTTGTGTAGAGCAGAGGGTTGATAAGAGAATTAACATAACCGAGCCATGTCAAAAAATCAGCCACTTCAGAGGACACTGTATAGACACTGAGACCGACAATCAACTCTTTGATGAAAAATGGCAGCCATGACAAAATGAATGCACCCAAAATCAGTCCCAGGATGCGTGCCGCCTTGCGCTCCCTGGTACTAGAGATCTGCTGGCGTTCTCCTGGGTGATCTAGATCATTGTCGAAGGAAGAGATCCTGATGGAGGTGTGGATCTTTTCAAACTCTGTGGTAGGGTCTGAGGTTGAGAAGTCAGACACGCAGAAAGTCTGTGTGAGTTTACAACTCGCAAAAGAATTTTGGCtatctgtgcttctgctgcttaGGTGCCGGCTTGATCCTCTCTTCTGGTAAAGGCTCTTGGCCGCATGGTAAATCCGGTAATAGAGAATCAGTATCAAAGTCAAGGGGATATAAAATGCCCCAAGTGTGGAGTAAATGGTGTAGATGACGTGGTCATGCTGAATGGTGCACTGACTGGGGGGCGGGCTGAGCTGGCGGTGACTCCGCCAGAACAGAGGGGGCATGGAGATGAAGATGGAGATGGCCCAGACGGTGAGGATCATCAGTCCAGCTCTCTTGGCGGTCCTCTTCCTGGCATACTCAATGGCATTGGTGATGGCCCAGTACCTGTCCAAGGCAATCACGCAGAGATGCAGGATGGAGCAGGTGCAGCAGGTCATGTCCACACTCAGCCACACCTCGCAGATGAAGTACCCTAGCTTCCAGCTGTCCATGACAATGTACATGATGCTCAGGGGCATGACCAACACTGCCACCAGGAGGTCCGTCACAGCCAGAGAGCAGATCAGGTAATTGGCAGGCTGGTGGAGCTTCTTGGTGGTGCAGATGGCCATGATCACAGCCAAGTTCAGCAACACAGTCAGGGTGGTGATGACCACCAGAGCCACAGAAATGAGCATCTTCTCAGTGACGGTCTTGGGTCTCACGGCCGCACTGGCTTCTGTGGTGCAGTTAGTGGTGTTCATGTTTTCCCTGTTCCTTCGGCACTGTGGAGAAGCTCTTGGTTAATTTCCTTCAGCTGGAAACTACTTAGACTTGAATGTGTCTCATTTGTAAGGAGGCTTTAGTTTCTTCAGCTATGTAGTCTCTTGTGTTCTTTTTTGTATGGGTAAAGGGAAGTGCCACAGCATTTCTTCTGGATGGAGGGTTCCTGGAAGATAGTATGTTACTGGTTAATTAATGAAAaagccctgttttttttttcccctctggaaaACCTGATAATATCTTGAGAT contains the following coding sequences:
- the HTR1E gene encoding 5-hydroxytryptamine receptor 1E; this translates as MNTTNCTTEASAAVRPKTVTEKMLISVALVVITTLTVLLNLAVIMAICTTKKLHQPANYLICSLAVTDLLVAVLVMPLSIMYIVMDSWKLGYFICEVWLSVDMTCCTCSILHLCVIALDRYWAITNAIEYARKRTAKRAGLMILTVWAISIFISMPPLFWRSHRQLSPPPSQCTIQHDHVIYTIYSTLGAFYIPLTLILILYYRIYHAAKSLYQKRGSSRHLSSRSTDSQNSFASCKLTQTFCVSDFSTSDPTTEFEKIHTSIRISSFDNDLDHPGERQQISSTRERKAARILGLILGAFILSWLPFFIKELIVGLSVYTVSSEVADFLTWLGYVNSLINPLLYTSFNEDFKLAFKKLIRCREHN